A window from Calditrichota bacterium encodes these proteins:
- a CDS encoding T9SS type A sorting domain-containing protein, producing the protein MKRLKIVSGIWSILISSMIFAVAGFSQVQVALPDTTATIGDTIVVPLTVSELPDSIYSYQFTLIFDSTVIRYLGFAISQTLSEQWQPLQPFANDKTAGKILVGDYGVRPLSGSGQLIKLSFLAVGKHLDSTEIHFDQFLFNSGDPPVVTSDGKIRIFAPLITVNFRANVSDSVKIKIDEVQRILPFDTTWYSGTEHALGVAKEQIFHSDTRYVFDSWGDGGDTAHIVVANADTIFQCNFLSYFYVEVQSDFGVPTGEGWYLSGSKAFVSVDSLIAFGDTTRAVFLNWEGAQSSSEASFSFAVTEAAVETANWQLQHFLTIVSDYGNPAGSGWYDAGDSAYFSVDAADSVNSAERFVFASWQGTGIGSYSGSDFASLVIMNHPITETADWRHEFYLQIMSEPDSLVEFTQTGWHEADTVIEIFTPNNLLWKNEIKYQFDRWVFDGDSLWGNPINVVMDKAHELRSVYRADSILVTIAGNFTDLPVYVDGARFSLPYQQFWQFESEHEIGVDSIVTNQDSASRFVFVAWEDGGTRFHQLRADSVLTPKVEFQRQFYLSIKTDPAGLWEFSQIGWHDQDDTVEISEAPEIILQNTDTLRLENWLVDGAPMAGNPISVVMDSAHMAIAQYNYWLTISGLILDGRGQPVSDVLVQLSGGKVDSVVCDENGYFGFYELEPGNYVVSPQADWAIFDPQQREVVLGNASNEGVNFVAIDTVKPVVAVLFPNGGEKLYAGDGDTLRWEASDNRAIDSLIFALSLDNGVHWQNLGALGVDFIDSSGIFLWQIPDSATEVGLARVTVIDFDGNSSEDISDGTFEIARHSGVKKQKGENSPAEFQLGQNYPNPFNNSTVIPFQLATGDHVVVEIFNFRGQRVARIFAGNLKAGSHEIRWNGRDDNGFVVGSGIYFFQIKTSKGKKAANKLLLLK; encoded by the coding sequence ATGAAAAGATTGAAAATTGTTAGCGGGATTTGGTCGATTTTGATCTCTTCCATGATTTTTGCGGTCGCCGGATTTTCGCAAGTTCAAGTCGCGCTGCCGGACACGACAGCTACCATCGGCGATACAATTGTCGTTCCGCTGACTGTTTCGGAGTTGCCGGATTCGATTTATTCCTATCAATTTACTTTGATTTTTGATAGTACTGTGATTCGCTATCTGGGTTTTGCTATTTCCCAGACGCTGAGTGAGCAGTGGCAACCATTGCAGCCCTTTGCAAATGATAAAACGGCGGGGAAGATTTTAGTCGGCGATTACGGAGTGCGACCGCTTTCTGGTAGTGGACAATTGATAAAGTTATCGTTTCTTGCTGTCGGTAAGCATCTCGATTCAACGGAGATTCATTTTGATCAATTTTTATTCAATTCGGGGGATCCTCCTGTTGTTACGTCTGACGGAAAAATTAGAATTTTTGCGCCGCTGATTACAGTAAACTTCAGAGCGAATGTCAGTGATTCAGTTAAAATTAAAATTGACGAAGTTCAACGAATTTTGCCGTTTGATACAACCTGGTACTCTGGCACGGAGCACGCCCTCGGTGTGGCAAAAGAGCAAATTTTTCATTCTGACACTCGATACGTATTTGATAGCTGGGGCGATGGCGGCGACACGGCGCACATTGTCGTTGCCAACGCTGACACGATTTTTCAGTGCAATTTTTTGTCCTATTTTTATGTTGAAGTACAATCCGATTTTGGCGTGCCGACAGGCGAGGGATGGTACCTCAGCGGAAGCAAGGCGTTTGTCTCAGTGGATTCTCTGATTGCCTTTGGCGACACGACGCGGGCCGTGTTTTTGAATTGGGAAGGCGCTCAGTCCAGCAGCGAAGCATCCTTTTCATTCGCAGTTACAGAAGCTGCCGTCGAAACCGCAAATTGGCAGTTGCAACATTTTTTGACCATTGTTTCGGATTACGGAAATCCTGCCGGTTCCGGTTGGTACGATGCCGGCGACAGCGCATATTTTAGTGTGGACGCTGCGGACAGCGTAAACTCCGCAGAAAGATTTGTTTTTGCCTCATGGCAGGGAACAGGGATTGGTAGCTATTCCGGCTCCGATTTTGCTTCACTGGTAATTATGAATCATCCGATCACAGAGACGGCGGACTGGCGCCATGAATTTTATTTGCAAATCATGTCTGAGCCTGATTCCCTCGTCGAATTTACTCAAACTGGCTGGCACGAAGCTGATACCGTAATAGAAATTTTTACTCCAAACAATTTGCTTTGGAAAAATGAAATAAAATATCAATTCGACCGCTGGGTTTTTGATGGCGATTCTCTTTGGGGGAATCCAATCAATGTTGTCATGGACAAGGCTCATGAACTGCGATCCGTTTACCGAGCGGACAGCATTTTGGTCACTATCGCCGGAAATTTCACTGATTTGCCTGTTTACGTTGATGGTGCTCGATTTTCGCTGCCGTATCAACAATTCTGGCAATTCGAATCGGAACACGAAATCGGAGTCGATTCTATTGTGACAAATCAGGATTCCGCAAGCCGCTTTGTTTTTGTGGCGTGGGAAGATGGCGGGACAAGATTCCACCAATTGCGAGCAGATTCGGTTTTGACTCCAAAAGTTGAATTTCAGCGTCAATTTTATTTATCAATAAAAACCGATCCCGCGGGCCTGTGGGAATTCTCTCAGATTGGCTGGCATGATCAGGATGATACTGTTGAAATTAGCGAGGCGCCAGAAATCATTTTGCAGAACACGGATACTCTTCGTTTGGAAAATTGGCTCGTCGATGGAGCGCCAATGGCGGGGAATCCAATTTCGGTCGTAATGGATTCAGCTCACATGGCAATTGCTCAATACAATTATTGGCTAACAATTTCGGGTTTGATTTTAGACGGCAGGGGACAGCCTGTCTCCGATGTGCTGGTTCAATTATCCGGCGGCAAAGTTGATAGCGTCGTATGCGATGAGAATGGCTATTTTGGATTCTACGAATTGGAGCCCGGGAATTATGTCGTCTCGCCGCAAGCCGATTGGGCGATTTTTGATCCACAGCAGCGAGAAGTTGTCCTCGGCAATGCCTCCAATGAGGGTGTCAATTTTGTGGCGATTGACACGGTTAAGCCTGTTGTTGCGGTTCTTTTTCCAAATGGCGGAGAAAAATTGTACGCCGGCGACGGGGACACACTCCGCTGGGAAGCTTCGGACAACCGAGCGATTGATTCTTTGATTTTTGCGCTGTCGCTGGATAATGGCGTGCACTGGCAAAATTTGGGCGCTTTGGGAGTTGATTTCATTGATTCCAGCGGCATTTTTCTGTGGCAGATTCCGGACTCAGCGACCGAAGTCGGACTGGCACGAGTGACGGTAATTGATTTCGATGGCAACTCGAGCGAGGATATCAGTGACGGAACTTTTGAAATTGCTCGCCATTCGGGGGTCAAAAAGCAAAAAGGAGAAAATTCTCCGGCTGAATTCCAATTAGGTCAAAATTATCCCAATCCATTTAATAATTCAACGGTGATCCCGTTCCAATTAGCTACGGGAGACCATGTCGTTGTTGAGATTTTCAATTTCCGGGGTCAGCGGGTAGCGCGCATCTTTGCGGGAAATTTGAAAGCGGGCAGCCATGAAATTCGCTGGAACGGTCGTGATGATAATGGATTTGTCGTCGGATCAGGGATTTATTTTTTTCAAATAAAAACCAGCAAGGGAAAAAAAGCTGCAAATAAACTGCTGTTGCTGAAATAG
- a CDS encoding T9SS type A sorting domain-containing protein, which yields MPLGNSITMGRHGEPAGYRDDLSLMLQNEGINFDMVGSKNDGTGFYPHHEGHSGYRADEILDNLNNWLRLNPPDIVLLHIGTNDISQGESNESTIVEIENILDTIHNRNRNTIILFCNLIPRFDDYENRPQRTEDLNLLIYNLFTEKKAIGWDIHFVDQNNAIKQNPNWTAEWMDDYVHPNDAGYHVMAETFFQVLLPLLSDQTYQLAGHVRYYSNQNPIDNATVHLTGSQITQKSTNLSGYFQFSDLSAGGNFTIRPGKSQLDRSENRAITMYNAALTLRHAVGVDTLNQNQQLAADVDRNGMITAFDAALIARYVVELNPLTDDHTGEWDFIPALRNYSNLNSNHSHADFTGILLGDVAGAWSQAGLAKATDFENAVMTKIEFRSRNRVSLPIIVRSDSILSFSGEVEFPEEKLRFKGVNFSDTTPLLINHRLGKIIFGFYSANPIAVSDTIGSLEFEFIPDKNEFDASVVMRFQINQQASQTQIANLNVLRDPRTVAFTIGENYPNPFNPSTVIPYNVNVSGELNVRIFNMLGQEVKTLLNHSALPGKYELMWDGKDNAGTSVASGIYVCQFQLNGFVEKRTLVKLQ from the coding sequence ATGCCTTTGGGAAATTCGATCACAATGGGAAGACACGGCGAGCCTGCCGGATATCGCGATGATTTGTCCCTGATGCTCCAGAATGAAGGCATTAATTTTGACATGGTCGGCTCGAAGAATGACGGTACGGGATTTTATCCGCATCACGAAGGGCACAGCGGCTACCGTGCGGATGAAATTTTAGACAATTTGAATAACTGGCTTCGCCTGAATCCCCCGGACATCGTGCTTTTGCACATTGGAACAAATGATATTAGCCAAGGAGAATCAAACGAATCTACGATTGTCGAAATTGAGAATATTTTAGATACAATCCACAATAGAAATCGGAACACAATCATTTTGTTTTGCAATCTCATTCCGCGTTTTGATGATTACGAAAATCGCCCCCAGCGCACTGAAGATCTGAATTTATTGATTTATAATCTTTTTACCGAAAAAAAAGCAATCGGCTGGGACATTCATTTTGTCGATCAAAATAATGCCATCAAGCAAAATCCGAACTGGACTGCGGAGTGGATGGACGACTATGTCCATCCCAACGATGCCGGCTACCACGTCATGGCGGAAACTTTCTTTCAGGTTTTGCTGCCGCTCCTTTCGGATCAAACTTACCAGCTTGCCGGCCATGTTCGCTATTATTCCAATCAAAATCCGATTGATAATGCGACTGTTCATTTGACTGGATCGCAGATAACCCAGAAATCGACCAATTTGTCCGGTTATTTTCAGTTTAGTGATCTTTCTGCCGGAGGAAATTTTACCATTCGTCCGGGAAAAAGTCAATTAGATCGTTCAGAAAATAGGGCGATTACCATGTACAACGCGGCGCTCACACTCAGGCACGCCGTCGGAGTGGATACGCTCAATCAGAATCAGCAACTTGCCGCCGATGTGGACCGCAACGGAATGATCACGGCATTTGACGCGGCGCTAATCGCGAGATATGTTGTCGAATTGAACCCATTAACTGATGACCATACGGGTGAGTGGGATTTTATTCCGGCTTTAAGAAATTATTCAAATTTAAACTCGAATCATTCCCACGCCGATTTCACAGGCATTTTACTGGGCGATGTCGCTGGCGCTTGGTCTCAGGCAGGATTGGCAAAAGCGACGGATTTTGAAAATGCCGTCATGACAAAAATAGAGTTTAGGTCGCGAAACAGAGTATCTCTCCCGATAATTGTTCGTTCGGATTCAATTTTATCTTTCAGCGGAGAGGTTGAATTCCCTGAAGAAAAATTAAGATTTAAGGGCGTAAATTTTTCAGACACGACGCCGCTGCTAATCAATCATCGTTTGGGAAAAATTATATTCGGATTTTATTCGGCAAACCCCATCGCTGTTTCCGACACGATCGGAAGCCTGGAATTTGAATTTATTCCGGACAAAAACGAATTTGATGCCAGTGTTGTCATGAGATTTCAGATTAATCAGCAAGCGAGTCAGACACAAATTGCAAATTTAAATGTTTTGCGCGATCCTCGGACAGTTGCTTTCACGATTGGCGAAAATTATCCCAATCCATTCAATCCGAGTACGGTTATTCCGTACAATGTGAATGTTTCCGGCGAGCTTAATGTAAGAATATTTAATATGTTAGGCCAGGAAGTAAAGACGTTGCTTAATCATTCAGCGCTGCCGGGAAAATATGAATTAATGTGGGACGGTAAAGACAATGCTGGCACGAGTGTTGCAAGTGGAATTTATGTTTGTCAATTTCAATTAAATGGCTTTGTTGAAAAGAGGACTTTAGTTAAATTGCAATAA